A segment of the Streptomyces sp. NBC_01235 genome:
CACGATCGTCGCGCAACTCGACGACATAGAGAGCGCGCCCGCCGAGACGCGGGTGCGCATCACACCGCCCAAGCGCTCCGCCTCCCGCCGCTGACCGGACTCCACGCGGCGCGATGCCCGAACTCGCGGTGAAACACCGGTAGTTGACCGTTGCATCCCCAGGTCCCGCACAGCCCCGCATTAAGGATTTCCTCAGATACGCCCCTAGCTTCATCGGCATGACGGGAAACACCGAGCACCACAACGAGACCCTCGACTCCGACGACAACCAGCCCGGCAAACACCGGCTCGACAAGTCCATGAAGCGGCGCCGCGTCCTGATCGGCGGCACCGCGGTCGCCGCCGCCGGCGGCCTCGCCGTCGCCGGGTTCGCCTCGGCCGACACCATCAGCGGGGAGACGGCGGCGTCCGCCGAGGCCGAGGCCTCGACGAGCGCGTCCGCGACCAGCGGCGTCTGCACCCTCAACGCCGAGGTCACCGAGGGCCCCTACTCCCTCGACGGCGCCCTCGTCCGCGAGGACATCCGGGAGGACAAGGAGGGCTTCGAGGTCCAGTACACCTTCACGGTCGTCGACCAGGCCAACGACTGTGCGCCGCTCGCCGACGCACTGGTCGAGATCTGGCACTGCGATGCCCTGGGCGAGTACTCCGGCTTCGTCGGCGGCAACGGACACCAGGAGGAGGACAACGGCACCTTCCTGCGCGGCGGTCGGATGACCGACGCGAACGGCCAGTGCAGCATCACCTCGATCTGGCCCGGCCACTACGTCTCCCGCGCCGTCCACGTCCACATGCGGGTGCACACGGAAGTGACGCTCACCGACGACTCGTACACCGGCGGCGACATCATCCACACCGGTCAGCTCTTCTTCGACCCCGACATCAACGAGGAGATCCAGGCCACCTCGCCGTACTCCACGAACACCACCAAGGAGACGGCCCTGGCCGACGACAGCATCTACGACGACGGAGGCGCCGCCTCCGGCCTCCTCACCCTGACCGCCCTCGGCTCCAGCGTGTCCGACGGCTACAAGGCGACGCTGACCGTGGGCGTCGACTCCGCCTGATCACGCCGGTGCCGGGCCGCTGCTCCTCGGCGGAAGAGCGGCGACCCGGCACCACGTGGAGCACTACGGGTTCTCCCAGGCCGCGGGTTCCGCCGCCAGTTCCTTCACCGGGGCCGGCAGCGCGTCCGCCGCGATGTCGGCGATCGTGACGCCCTCGAGGATCCGCCGCACGTTCGCCCGCAGCGCGATCCACAGCGGGAGCAGGGGCTGCGCGGAGCCCGTGTACGTCAGGCCCGTCGGACGTTCGCCGCGTACGGAGACGATCGGGCCGTCCACCGCCCTGATCACGTCCGCGACCGTGATCGCGGACGGGTCGCGGGCCAGCCGGTAGCCGCCGCCTCCGCCGCGCCGGCTGTCGACGATCCCGCCGCGCCGCAGGTCGCCGAGGATCCCCTCCAGGAACTTGTGCGGAATGTCCTGCACGGTGGCGATGGACTCCGCCTTCACCGGGTCGCCGCCACCCTGCCGTACGGCGAGCTCCAGTACCGCCCGTACCGCGTAGTCCGCCCGTGCCGAGATCCTCATGGCCCCATTGTGGCGTCCTTGACGAACACGATCCCGTCGGTGCCTGCCACGTGGGCCGGATCGAGCGGGGAGTAGCCGAACCAGGGGGACACTCGGGCAGCGGGCGTCATGTCGGCGAGGGCGGTGGCCAGTCGGCGGGCGTCGACGATGCAACGCTCCTCCGGGAGCGCGTACAGCAGCCCCTCGACGGTGTCCGGGGGCGGGGTGTCCACCCCCTGGTGGCGGATCGTGCCGAGGGCCGTGGCCAGGAAGGCGTACCCCTGACCCAGGTGGGCGCTGACGATCGCGCCGGCGCTCCACCATTCCACCGGCAGGCCGCCCATCCGCATCGTGCTCTTGTTCCGCTGGAGGTGGCCGTTGTGGGCGTTCACCAGCGTCGGGCCCCGTTCGGCGAGGGCGAGCAGGTTGGCGGCCATCATCGAATCCCGCACGCCGAGCAGCCTCGCCATGCGGCTCGGTGACGTGTCGGCCATCCAGAAGTGGTAGCGCAACAGCCCGGTGGCGGTGCGCCCGTACAGGCGTGCCCGGTGCCAGTCCTCCCGTGAGGACGCCGCGATCAGGTGTGGCGTCTGCGCGTCGAGCAGGGCCACCAGGTCATCGGCGAGCAGCCGCAGCCGTTGGGCGTCGGGCGTCTGCCCCACGGACCGGGACGGGTCCGTCATCGCGGCGGGATCGGTCCACCGGTCGTCGGCGCCGAGCAGACGGTCGAGCGTTTCCGCGGTGCAGGGCAGCAGGTCGGCGTCGGCCCAGGCGGTGAGGTAGGCGTGGAGTTCGGTGAGGGCCTGCCGAGGGCTCGCGGCGCCGGTGATCTCCAGCGGGCCGTCGAAACCGGCGAAGCGGAGCTGCTGCGACGCGGGCCGGCCGTCGTTGTACGCGCGCATCCAGCGCACCAGATCACGGTTGGCCGCGAAGGCGCCCCACTCGTGGCTGAAGCCGCGCTCCATGACCTCGTCGAGGGTGCCCGTGCCCGAGGTGACGTAGTCGTCCACGACCAGGCCCATCATGCAGTCGCTCTCGATCGCGATCGTCCGGTAGCGCTCCTGCTCGACGAGTTGCCGGAAGAGATCGTTTCGCAGGGTGAGCAGAACGTCCTCGCCGTGGGTGGGCTCGCCCAGGGCGAGCAGCCGCGGCCTGACGGGGAGCAACCCCATGACGGCAGCGGGGTCGATGACATGGGCGGCGTCTGTGATACCAGCAGTCATACCTTCAACGGTATCGTTGAACCAACGGTGGAAACTTCTCGGCGATATCGGCAGGACAGTGAGGCAAAACCTTCAAAGCGGTGGTCGGTTCAGGCCGGTCGACCTGGCGCGAGCGCACGGTCTGTCCACACAGGCGGTCAGGAACTACGAGGCGGCCGGCATCCTTCCGGCCGCCGAGCGCACCTCGCACGGCTACCGCACCTACACGCCGCTGCACGCGCAGGCCCTGCGCGCGTTCCTCGCTCTCGTGCCCGGACACGGCCACCGGACGGCCACGGCGATCATGCGGGCGATCAACGGGGACGCCACCGAGGACGCGCTTCGGCTCATCGACGAAAGTCACGCGCAGCTTCTCGACGACCGCCGCACCCTCCAGGCCGTCGAAACCGCTGTCGCCGACCTCGAACCCCTGCCGCGCGAACGCGGCGAGATGTTCGTCGGCCCCCTGGCGAGCAGGCTCGGCGTCCGCCCGGCCACCCTGCGAAAATGGGAACGCGCCGGCCTGGTCCAGCCGCGTCGCGATCCGCAGACGGGCTACCGGGTCTACAGCGCGGCCGACGTACGCGACGCCCTCCTGGTCCACCAGCTCCGACGGGGCGGCTACCTGCTCGAACAGGTCGCGCCGCTGATCGCCCAGGTCCGTTCCGCAGGAGGCATCGAGCCGCTCGAGTCGACACTGCGCGACTGGCGTGCCCGCCTCTCGGCCCGAAGCCGCGCCATGCTCACCGGCGCCGCCGCACTGGACGCCTACCTCGCGCGGTCAGGAGGTCAGGCGATCTCGTCGTAGTCCGTCGGCACGTTCTCGTCGGCACCGGGACGGCCCGCGCCGGTCCGTTTCTCCCGCGCCCGCAGCGCCGCCCACAGCAGGGCCCACGCGGGGACCAGGTACCAGGGCAGGGGCCAGGCCGTGCGCCACCAGCCGGCGCTCGGCTTGAAGACGGCTTCGACGGCGGCGGACGCCATGGCTGCGGCCAAGGTCCAGCACAGGAGCCTTCCCGCCCACCGCGCCGCCAGGCCCGGACGGTTCATTACGCCAGTGTGCAGCCAACCGAGTGCTGATCGGAAGTGACTGCCGGCCGGTGAACTACGACCGACCGGCGATCACTCGACACGCACTCGCCGCGTACTCGCCGTGTACTCGTCGCGCAGGCCCTACGCCAGCCTGATCACGTTCCAGGACAGCGGTTCCAGCGTCGCCGTGAGGCTGCCCTCGTCCGTCAGCGCCGTGCCCCCGGCCGCGTGCGGGGCGACCCGCTCGGGGTCGGCGAGGGTGTTACGGGCGTCCGGGTCGGCGTCGGCGAGCACGCTGTGCTCCACGACCGACGTCAGGTCCAGTCCGTTCAGGCCGACTTGGAGGGGCAGCGCGTCGGTGCGGCTGCGGTTGACCGCGAAGACGGTGACCGTGCCGTCCTCGGCGCGCACGGCCGTGGCGTGCAGGAGAGCCGCCTCGCCGTACTTCTTCGTCTCGTACGTCGGTGAGTCCACCCGTACGTCGAGGACCGTACCCCGGCCGTAC
Coding sequences within it:
- a CDS encoding intradiol ring-cleavage dioxygenase, which produces MTGNTEHHNETLDSDDNQPGKHRLDKSMKRRRVLIGGTAVAAAGGLAVAGFASADTISGETAASAEAEASTSASATSGVCTLNAEVTEGPYSLDGALVREDIREDKEGFEVQYTFTVVDQANDCAPLADALVEIWHCDALGEYSGFVGGNGHQEEDNGTFLRGGRMTDANGQCSITSIWPGHYVSRAVHVHMRVHTEVTLTDDSYTGGDIIHTGQLFFDPDINEEIQATSPYSTNTTKETALADDSIYDDGGAASGLLTLTALGSSVSDGYKATLTVGVDSA
- a CDS encoding RrF2 family transcriptional regulator; the encoded protein is MRISARADYAVRAVLELAVRQGGGDPVKAESIATVQDIPHKFLEGILGDLRRGGIVDSRRGGGGGYRLARDPSAITVADVIRAVDGPIVSVRGERPTGLTYTGSAQPLLPLWIALRANVRRILEGVTIADIAADALPAPVKELAAEPAAWENP
- a CDS encoding erythromycin esterase family protein, with the protein product MTAGITDAAHVIDPAAVMGLLPVRPRLLALGEPTHGEDVLLTLRNDLFRQLVEQERYRTIAIESDCMMGLVVDDYVTSGTGTLDEVMERGFSHEWGAFAANRDLVRWMRAYNDGRPASQQLRFAGFDGPLEITGAASPRQALTELHAYLTAWADADLLPCTAETLDRLLGADDRWTDPAAMTDPSRSVGQTPDAQRLRLLADDLVALLDAQTPHLIAASSREDWHRARLYGRTATGLLRYHFWMADTSPSRMARLLGVRDSMMAANLLALAERGPTLVNAHNGHLQRNKSTMRMGGLPVEWWSAGAIVSAHLGQGYAFLATALGTIRHQGVDTPPPDTVEGLLYALPEERCIVDARRLATALADMTPAARVSPWFGYSPLDPAHVAGTDGIVFVKDATMGP
- a CDS encoding TioE family transcriptional regulator — protein: MRQNLQSGGRFRPVDLARAHGLSTQAVRNYEAAGILPAAERTSHGYRTYTPLHAQALRAFLALVPGHGHRTATAIMRAINGDATEDALRLIDESHAQLLDDRRTLQAVETAVADLEPLPRERGEMFVGPLASRLGVRPATLRKWERAGLVQPRRDPQTGYRVYSAADVRDALLVHQLRRGGYLLEQVAPLIAQVRSAGGIEPLESTLRDWRARLSARSRAMLTGAAALDAYLARSGGQAISS